GCTCCGGTAAAACCACCACCAAGGAGGCCATCGCCCAGGCCCTCGGCCTCCCTGCGCCCCAGGGAAACCAGAACACGGCCCCTCCCCTGGCCCGTTTTTTCCTGGGGCTTGACCCAAAGGCCCCCGGGTGCGTGGTGGAGCTGGGGGTGGACCGGGTGGGGGAAATGGCCGAGCTCATGGGCCTAGCCAAGCCACACCTTGCGGTGCTTACCGCCTTAGGGGAGGAACACCTTCTGGCCTTTGGCAGCCTCGAGGGGGTGGTGCGGGAGGAAGCAGGCCTCCTCTCCGCTCCCCAGGCCCTGGTGAGCCTGCAAGCGGCTGAGGTTTTGGGCCGCTTTGGCCTGGACCAGGGCCTACCCACTTACGGCTTTGGCGAGGCCACCTTCCGGGGAAAGGACCTGCGGCTTTTCCCCACGGAAAGCCGCTTCCGCTACGGCCCCTGGGAGGTGCGGGTGCCCTATCCCGGCATAGGCCCGGCCCTGGCCGCCTTGGCTGCCTTGGGGGTGGCGGAGGTCCTGGGCCAGGATACGAAGGAGGTGGCCGAGCGCCTTGCCCACCTGGTCCTCCCCCCTGGACGGATGGAGCGGCGGGAGAAGGAGGGGGTGGTGTTTTTGAACGACGCCTACAACGCCAACCCCCTGTCGGTGCGGGCGGGGCTGGCCTGGCTTGCCGCCCAGCCCGGGCGCAAGTGGGCGGTGCTGGGGGAGATGCTGGAGCTGGGTGAACAAGCCCTGAAGCTCCACCTGGAAGTGGCCGAGGAAGCCTCGCGGCTTGGCCTTAGCCCCCTTTACGTGGGAAGCTTCGCCAAGGCCCAGGCGGCCCTGGGCGGCGAGGCGGTGGGAACCCTGGAGGAGGCCCTTCGGTGGCTCAAGGAGAGGGTACAGCCCGGCGACCTGGTCTATCTGAAGGCCTCAAGAGGTGTGGGCTTGGAAAGGCTTTTGGAACTATGGGAAGGTTGACGGCCTTGCTTCCCCTAACCCTGCTTCCCGCCTGTGCCCCCTTGCAGGCCCCACCCCCGGTGTTGCCGTACCCAGGAGGGTTTGTCCAAGGAGGGCTGGTCACGGGCCGGTTCCAGGTGGCCCTGCCGGGACCTCCCCTCTTCCTGGATGCCGATGCCTCTAGCCTCTATGCCGCCTACCCCTACCAGCTTCTCGTCTACCGGGATGGCCAGTGGGAAAGCCTACCCCTGCCCGGCGTCCCCCAGTTTCTCAGGGCCTCGGGGGGGAAGGGGGTAGTGGGTCTGGGGGAAGCGGTGTATGCGGAGGGAAACCTCCTTCCCTATCCCGCAAGGGATGGGGTCTGGACGCAAGAAGGGCTCTTCTGGGTGGGAAAAAGCGGCCTCTTTCGGGAAGGGGAGCTCCTCAGGCAAGGCGCCTTCCAGCAAGTGGTGGTCTGGGAGAAACGGGTGGTGGCCCTGGGAGAGGAAGCCTACTTCTATCCTGACGGGCAAAGGCTTCCCCTCCCCCATCCTGCTCGTAAGGCTCAGGCGGGCAGCTGCGGGGTGGTGGCCCTCATGGGAAACCGGGTCTATGTGGTACGGCCCGAGGGGGCGAAACCGGTGGCGGAAGCCCAAGATGTCGCCGCCTGGGAGGAAACCCTCTACCTGGTCCCCGGCATGCGGACGGCCTCCTGCAAGGAGGTGGTATGGCCCTAGCCCTCCTCCTCTCCTGGTTCTTCACGGCAGCTTGGATTGTATTCATGAGAAGCCTGGACCTGGGCAAAAAGGTGCGTGCCGATGGTCCAAAGACTCACCTGGCCAAGGAGGGTACCCCCAGCATGGGAGGGGTAGCCTTCCTCCTGGCCGCCTTTCTGGCCTACTGGCTTCTGGGAAGGGATGGGTTCTTTGGCCTTTGGCTTTTGGGTTTGGGCTTCGCCCTTCTCGGACTGCTGGACGACCTAGGGGGAAGCCTGGCCCGCCCCCTAAGGGCGCGGGAAAAGCTGGCCTTCCAAAGCCTCATGGCCCTGGTCTTCGCCCTTTGGGCGGTGCGGCAGGTGGCCTACACCCCTTGGCCCATCCTGGACGTGCTCCTCATCCTCCTGGCCGTGGTGGGTGCAGCCAACGCCTTCAACTTCACCGATGGCCTGGACGGGCTCTTGGCCAGCGTCACCGCCCTCCTCCTCCTTCCCTTCTACCCCTATCCTTTCGCCCAAACCCTCCTGGGGAGCCTCTTGGGCTTCCTCTGGCACAACGCCCCAAGGGCCAAGGTCTTCATGGGGGACACGGGAAGCCAGGCCCTGGGGGGGATGGTGGCGGGGCTCTTCGCCCTCACGGGCAAGCTTTGGCTCCTGCCCTTGGCGGCCATCGTCCCCGTGCTGGAGGTGCTCTCGGTGGTGATCCAGGTCCTCTACTTTCGCAAGACGGGAAGGCGGCTTCTGCGCATGAGCCCCCTGCACCACCACCTGGAGCTATCCGGCTGGGAGGAGGCCAAGATCGTCTTCCGCTTCGCCATCCTCACCGCCTTGGCCACCGCCTTGGCCTTCGTGGGAGGTGGGGCATGATCCTGGTCTTTGGCCTTGGGCGAAGCGGGCTTGGGGTGCTGCGTTTCCTGAAAAGACGGGGCCTTTCCGCC
The genomic region above belongs to Thermus caldifontis and contains:
- a CDS encoding UDP-N-acetylmuramoyl-tripeptide--D-alanyl-D-alanine ligase, producing the protein MYVHHVREITPEWVARATKGRLHPGGKPVHDLRWDSREVQPGSLFVALPGRHTHGRIFVGEALAKGAHLVLSDQPGPATVEVKDTHQALLALGERLRDLFPGTVVAVGGSSGKTTTKEAIAQALGLPAPQGNQNTAPPLARFFLGLDPKAPGCVVELGVDRVGEMAELMGLAKPHLAVLTALGEEHLLAFGSLEGVVREEAGLLSAPQALVSLQAAEVLGRFGLDQGLPTYGFGEATFRGKDLRLFPTESRFRYGPWEVRVPYPGIGPALAALAALGVAEVLGQDTKEVAERLAHLVLPPGRMERREKEGVVFLNDAYNANPLSVRAGLAWLAAQPGRKWAVLGEMLELGEQALKLHLEVAEEASRLGLSPLYVGSFAKAQAALGGEAVGTLEEALRWLKERVQPGDLVYLKASRGVGLERLLELWEG
- a CDS encoding phospho-N-acetylmuramoyl-pentapeptide-transferase, translated to MALALLLSWFFTAAWIVFMRSLDLGKKVRADGPKTHLAKEGTPSMGGVAFLLAAFLAYWLLGRDGFFGLWLLGLGFALLGLLDDLGGSLARPLRAREKLAFQSLMALVFALWAVRQVAYTPWPILDVLLILLAVVGAANAFNFTDGLDGLLASVTALLLLPFYPYPFAQTLLGSLLGFLWHNAPRAKVFMGDTGSQALGGMVAGLFALTGKLWLLPLAAIVPVLEVLSVVIQVLYFRKTGRRLLRMSPLHHHLELSGWEEAKIVFRFAILTALATALAFVGGGA